Genomic DNA from Salvia miltiorrhiza cultivar Shanhuang (shh) chromosome 1, IMPLAD_Smil_shh, whole genome shotgun sequence:
GCTGCACTTCTTTGGTTTACGACGCCTGATACTAGAAGACTCATTTGCTTGTGTGTTGCTGCCTTCACCACCACCTCGATGTCTACCTTCTTTTGGGCGCCCCGATTGACCTTTTACAATCAGAGGTAATACAACACTCTCAGCGATGTACTCAGGAACCAACCACTGATATCTCGGCAGGAGATTATTAACTTCGCCAGAGTAAGTATCGATAAGAAATTCATTCGTGTAGTAAGAGTCTACATACTCCGCGATCGTATCACCTGCCTCACTATAAAAACAACCTCCGACAATAATCAATATAACGAACATTAGAACATATTTACATTTCAATGAACCCGCCTTAGAAATAATGCTCGTACCTTATTGCAGCGATTGAATGAGAACAGGGCAGTTGGTCTAGCTGAAATGCTCGACATTCGCATTTTTTCTTCTCCAGATCCACCTTAAAGCTTCTGTCAGCAGTTTGCACCTTATACTTCCGGCCACTCAACCTTTGTGCAGTGTATCGACGACTTTTTTGGACTTTAATAGCTACCCTTTTACCGGCCTCAGCAGTCAAGACTTCCTCGTTTTGTTGTGCAGCCCTTAGTCGCTCGCTGAACCATTTCTCAATAACAAGTCTGATTGTCTCTAACATTGAGCAGATAGGAAGTCTTCTTGCCCACAACAATCTGGCATTAAAAGCTTCAGCAGCATTTGATGTCATAAAACTGTAGCGTCACACAGGCATAGGACACATCGAACGAGCTCACTTTTCTGGCCCAATCCCCATTAGTTTATCGTACGCGGCTCTCTTCATAACCTTTAGGGCGTTCATAGCCCTAGTGAAGTCAGATTTCTCGTACGCAAATGCAGCTTGTCGATACACCTCTACCACTGCCTTACCGTAATGCTTCAAGTTATTTTGCAAATGGTAGTAGCATAGGCCGTGGGTGGCATTTGGTAACTCATTCCTGATAGCATTGGCAATGGAGATATGTTGATCAGAGACAATCAAAAGTGGATTGGCTTGGCCATAAACACGTCGAATGTGCGACATGAAATACATCCACGATTCATCGTTCTCTTTCGGGCCAACACCATTCGCGAGTGGGAATAAACTCTTGTTGCCGTCCTTCGTCactgcaacaaacaaaataccccTATTCTTGCCCTTCAAGTGTATGCCGTCGACGACAATCACTGGCCGTAAGCTGAACATGAAACCACTAGCCGAAGTTGCAAGAGCAAcaaataagtgtttgaatcggccATCAGTGTCAACTTTCCACTCCACCATCGAACCGGGATTGGATTGTCTCAACATGTATAAGTACTTAGGCAGCATCTCGAAGGACTGATCATGTCGACCATAAACCATCTCAGTCGCTCGATTACGGGCTCGCAATGCAACATCGTACTTGATCTGTACGCCAAACTCACGTCGCAGCTCCAGCTGGATGGCCTCGGCTTCAAGATCTCACAATCGTCATGTATTTTCTGTGCTAAATATGCTGCAACGACTTTTGCGGGGGCCTTTATTCGCGCTACACGCCCTAGATCACCGTCGCATGAGTGCTCATTGGTGAACTTATACACTCCCCAAATGGATCCATCTTGAGACGATGCATTGAGCTTGAAGGGGCAAGTATCTGAATGCTTGCATTTGAAGTAAATTCGTCTGCTGTCTGATTTGGTGACAGAAAATTCCTTGCcctgcttcatgttccacagaccgattgcaacgatcagatcatcttTGCTATTGAAATAAGAATTCTTTGACAACTCCCGAGCTAGTAGCTGATAATCTTCAATATCCACAAGTGCCGCTGCAGCGTCCAACGGGATAAccggaactaaccaattagttagttcatctgctccaggaacctgttcgtcatcatcgtcatcgatcTGCAAATTCTGCCAACCTGCATATTCAATCCCCGCCCTTCTCACGTTCTCTAGCTCCGACAAGTCTTCAGAGGCGCTTGTATCAGTCTCGGCTTCAGACAATGGAACATAATCTTCATCTACATTACCAGCATTCTCCACAAACTGAGGCTCGTCTGTATATTGATCATTAGCTGGACCCCAACAGCGATCAGTTGTTAGGTGATCGTAATCGTACGGATTTGGCTCATCCCATGAAGGCCAACCCGTTGACTGATGATTACCCCAAGTGACCAACGGTTCAACAATTTCTTGCGCCGGTGAATCTCCGGCTGATAGgtctaaataagcatatctttCGATTCATTCCAATCCATCCCCACCTTCGAATATTGCACTAGATTCACCTCCATATGCGGAAGATTGAGGGAGGTCGAACGAAGGAACATACACTCCTCCACTATACTCGTCTTCGacaacataaatctcaggaAAATATGGCTGGGACACCAacaactgaagcaaatcattgtcatcggcAATAAGATTTTTATTGTATACCCTGCCATTTAATCCTttcgtcaaataatacaagctgtaattagtgctcaatgaattctccaaCATCAGGTGATTTATCATGTACAACGTAGTAGCCATtgtgtctccgaaaatatgcaaactcttagaagagccgccgatgtactcataaccattgaaggcacctccataattaaccacaaagtatctcccatattcattcatctacagaaaaaataataaataaataaatatatgatgtaaagggaataaaatataaaaatacaacatataacatgttaatacaTTCGAAAAACATCTGTCCGTCCGGGGAAGTTTCCGAGGAAATGTGTCTGGTCGTGTATTACATAATATGTAATgacacacggccggacacattttcaaggacacttgtccgggcggacacatgattttcgagcatattaacatgagttatgtagcaatatatatttatataactaaaatgtaagtaataattactaattaatactttaaaacatgatagaatgtGCTCTAATTCACATGTATTTCCTTCAAACGTAGCTTTAAATCATAAagtatgctataatatgctaataattcacataagcatataggatcaaacaaaacattgaaaataaacaataaccaacttaaattacatttcaaacgtaaaatcacatacctttaaacgttcggatgagagaattcacaaataatagcttcaccacttggaaaatattataatttctattgagtttgagtattttttCACTTTGCAATGGAGTGTGTCCGTCTAAAtctcatatataaacaaagattccttcatttcacgtgaatttcaatgaaattagagtgtttgacatgaatactttaatgacaaggctatttcacatcatatttgtcgtttatcatcagttttaaaaaatatatatatatatgtccactaattgaaggctaattaatcaatggaatataaatacaaaaaattaacacaatcgatattagcactcaaaacacacaatgGAACCAAAAAAAATCTGTCCGACCGGAAAAAAAAGTGTCCATCCGGTGAAACCTTGTGTCCGGTCGGACACTTGTTTTTCCCGGTCGGACACATTTTTTTTGTtccaatgtgtgttttgagtgctaatatcgattgtgttattttttagtatttattttccattgattaattagcctacgatttacttctaaaaccttcgattttaattcaaaaataaataaatattattttttatttcagtcTTTCACTTTTTCCAACACTTATTTGACCGATTTCAATCTTTAATACATGACATTGATatttttcttacactttaacaacttttgtcatagatgtgtaagaCCTTTTGTGGAAAACAATGCACAACCAtcacattcaaagggcattttcgGTGGTTCACACAATTAGGGCATGGATTGCTTTGTATAgtaagagagggcatttttcaaaaaaaacatAAGAGATGGGCATTTTAAACATCTCTTTATATATGTAGGtctcttcattttcttttctttttaaggTGGGTTTTCAGATTTTATCTGTTAAACTGAGtttatgtgtttatatttagggtaaatagcgtcaaaatccctATAGTTTCCCCGAATTCGCATTTTTCCtttgacctttaaatttcttgttaaaatccttgaacttaattccgattctcgtttttcccttaATGACATTTTCCGGCAACTAATTGCACTAACATGTCACCTATATGGCAAGCTTGTGTTGAGTCATTAAATTATGAccaaaacgtcgtcgttttataCACGAACAGTCCCTTCTTACTCCTTCTCTGTCATCGCCGTCAGAATCACAGCTTCCGGCCGAGGTTCTTTTATTGAAATCGGCATACTCGGTGTATAAAACCCTAGGTAAATTGAATGATGAAGGTGGTGGAGCAGAAGGTGTGACAGGGCCGGGGCAATTCTGGTAGAAGAAACTATTGGCGGGGGCATTATAGGCAACATAATTCTCAAGAGAAATGGTTAGCTCGGACGAATCAGAGGGGAGAGTCGGTGGGGCGGCAGTGGTGGATGAGGAAGAGCTGCGAGTGAGGAGGTAGTGGAACGTGTGgggtagagagagaggagaggagatAATCGAAAGTGGGAGGCGGTAGTTAGGGTTGAAAGGGCAGGGGACGAAGGTAGCTGCGGCGCTGGAGGTTTCGGCGTGGATTGGTGTTAGGAGGGATCGAAGGGCGATGGCAGAGATATTTGAGGTCGGAGAGAGCAGTGGTAACAGACGGCGGTGGCAGTGGTGGAAGGCGAAGTTCCGGCGGAATGATGAAGACGAAGACATGGATTTGGTGTTTTTTTCTCAAGAACCCTAATTTGAGAATGAATTCAATTTTGCCCTCAATTTTTCGATTGGATTTCTTTTAATTCCCTAAATAGACATAATACTACGTCGTTTCACGTTATAACTTAAACTATGCCGTTTGCTTCGTCGAAAACTTAATCCTATGTGGCTTTCTGACAGCCATGTCAGCATTAGTTAAATTGCCGATCAATTTTATGGGAAAAATGAGAATCGAAattaagttcaaggattttaacaagaaatttaaaggtcgagGAAAAAATGCGAATTCAGGAAAACTATAGGGATTTTGGCGTTATTTGCccttatatttatgttaaaaCTTTATTCTTCTTTTTACATTCAATTTTATGTAGTATAAGTTTCGATTTAGTATGATTAATACAAGGACTTAACTGCTTACTAATAAAGTGGGATGACACATTTCTTAATTACGCATTATATGTAATTATGTATACTTTGTGAAAAATACATATGTAGAGCCAATAATTAAGGATCAATTTATATATTGATACTTTGATTTAtccaacttaattttttttttcggcatTAGGGGAAGATATGAATGATAAATTGTACAATCCCGTAAATTTCTCGTTGAATTAATTATGTTAGATTCACGCATTATGAACTAgaagttcaacaaattattATTGATTGTCAAATGAGTGAAATCTCATATACATGTCATATTGCATCACAAATAATTGAAGCCTCTGAAGGACGAAATTGATGTAATGCTTATTGACGTCAGAATCGTAAAACACATATTGATGCCCAAGACAAAATTTCCTgaattataaaatcaaatcaCTCCAAAAACCTACTGAAAAGTATCGTCCTGAAGACGATAATCCAAATAAGTTTTCACATGCACtaaataatcataatattgggaTTACGGAACAAGCAGATCAAATATTATGAGAAATGATGAAAATCTTATTTTTACTAAAGTTGTCATTAACTTTGTGGATACGTGAAAATTGTATAATAGAAAAATCACAGCTGTCAATAACATTTTTGCCTCAACAAATTGCAAGTTTAAAtgatacttcatccgtcccacgaatcttgacacatttccaaattaggtaataattaatccaaaaaTAAGAGGTcttaattacattctctctcctatttaattatcactttattactttctctctcctactttatcacttttatactccattcgtcccattaaagttggccacatttctattttggttgtcccactaaagttggctactttctaaaataaGGTAAAATTACACCTAATTAAACTCTATAATTAACTCAACTAATCTACACCTACTTAAACCTATTTTCCACACTCATTAACCTAACCTAGCCTCACTcgacatttctctctctctcactccgcGCCTCCCTGTTGCCTCTCTAGGGTTTTCACCCTCCTTCAACCGTGGAATCGCTGATCCACCGCCACTTTAATTCTTCAATCACCGGCAGATCTACGGTTTTCGACCCTTGATTCACCTCTCCCGAGCCCATCGTCTTGTTCGCCTCTCCCAGAGCCCGTCGCCTCTAGTCTGTTCCAATTTGTTGCCGCGATGAAGAAAAACACCTCCTCAAGTGCGGATCCGGCTTCGCCGGTGGCCGTCGCCTCTCTGAGCGATGGCCGTTTTCCTTGGCACCCCGCCGCATCCACTGGTGTTCCGGCGTCACCGGAGCCTTTCGCCTCTCTGGGTGGCGTCGAATGCCCCTCAAATCGGCATAAATTGTTGTTTGAAGGGAGCCCTGAGTCTCCGGCTTCACCGGAGCCGTATCAGTCTTCGCCTGAAACACCCGATTCCGATGGGGATCTCTATGGCCGTGTTGTGGCAGACACACTGTCACCGTGGTCTCTTGGAGAGTACGCCGCGCCCCTCGTGGACGACGTCGACACCGCTGGGAAATGATTTTGGAATGAAATTTTTTGGAGGCAATGATTTTGGAATCTGCCGCCTAATTTGCTTTCATTATTGTCTTGTTTAATTTATGGAAGCAGCAGCAATTTCATTATTCTGTAAAAGTGCCGCCACTTATGGAAAAATAGGGAACAAATGAAACAGTGGAAAAGAAGTGGAAAAATTGGTAAATTCGCCTATATTGagttcatttaattttaatgacctaataaaataaattggtaaattcatatttcaatttaatgaaaaaaataaattaaaattaatgagaaGTGGAAAAGAAGGTTGTTAAGTTAGTTgagattaagaaattaattaactttCACAAACTACATAAAAAAGTAGGGGTCCACATCTAATCTCCACTAACTAtctctttcttaatctccgtgccgaaaagaatgtggcaaactttaatgggacgaagggactaatttattacctacacacttaaaacactaatatacaactccttaatttccgtgACGGAAtcaaacatgtcaagattcgtgggacggagggagtatgagagTGTCAGAAGCACTAAAAAAATGAGGTAGAGTCTAACTCATTAAATGAGAATAATACGATGGTTAAGCGAGATTAGTAGCTCAAGTATTTGAGtctaaaatcaaataaacataTTTTCATGTTATAGATAGCATTGAGTtccattattaattttatatttacaaCAGTAAATCTTttgtttttaggttttttttatcttcttctgTAATTGAGCTAAACTGGGCCCAAGTGAAGAATTGAGCCTAACTCTTATAGTTGGGCCATAACACCTAGTTTTTGGAATACGAAACACCGGGCTGAGTTTGAAAGCCTATCTCCTGATTGTTAAGAAACTGGCTACGGCCCATCTCTTgaatttaattcaaaaataaagaTGTAAATAGATTTGAGATTAATATGATAATCTCCGCATTTTGAGAGCCATAaggttaaataaaataatttttcatgtTAATTcgacatataataataataataataataataataataataataataataataataataataataataataataataataataataataataataataataataataataactagaaACCTTTTTGAAGATACTGTATTTATGAGATGGTATTGctcttttatgaaaaaatactaagaaaagaaaaaattgaaaaacgtGAACAGTCTTACAAATACGTATATTAAAATATCAAACactaacaaaattaatttatttaaggtAAAatagcaaatatatatatatattaatattaatattaatattaatattattctaTATTATCTCGACTGAGTTATCCATTGGATCAAGTTTGGAACTACTCGTAACGCATGCAATTAGTATGATTTATGAATAGCATTATAGCAAGTGCGCGACTCCGAGTAGtcttaactaattttttttagggatatttgccgtaaaatacacgaactttcaataaattctgattttttCTATAATCtttcaaatttgaaaaaaaaatacacaacttttcgattttttctgatttttcccacgggCATAAAACACTCTCAAATAGAAGTTGATTTTAGGACTTTTGACTTATATTTTTTGATACCTAAACGTGTACGTCGGCTTTATTATGGCACCTTTATTATCCCCCACACTTATGTATCAAAAAATACAAGTCAAAAGTCCTAAAATCAACTTCTATTTTAGAGTGTTTTATGcccgtgggaaaaatcagaaaaaatcgaaaggttgtgtattttttttttttcaaattttaaagattatgggaaaaatcagaatttgttgaaagttcgtgtattttacggcaaatgtccctttttatatataaaagttaaCTAATTTTTTGATACTCCAttctttcacaaaaaatatttatattttcatttcttttttaataattttattaattatcatctTTAAAATTcctatatatttatacatattatCAATAATAGATTCACATAAATGTATTAACTATCACAACTTTTTTAATATGTAgtactctttctccactcactaaataTACAATAAACTTTTATTGAAATTCATTTCCACTTCATCAAGAGAGATAATTCGAAGAGAGTATCTTATTCAGTATTTCAAATTACAAATTGTAACAAAATGAAAATGCATGAACgtgtaataaaaataaatggagAACATGGAATAGAGACGgggagaggggggggggggggggggggcatgAGTAGGTTTAGGAAAGTCATTCTTTGCTAGAGAAAGTTAGTCGCTATTTACTTCTAAAATTAGCATAGCATAGTAGTCTTCGTTGAAAATATGCACTCATTTATTTCATACTAtcatgtttcatttttttcatcaatattattattattattattggaccCGCGGGTTTTAAGCTCGAAATTGGAACCTTCAATACCTTTTACGGGCCGGTTCAAGTTCACGAGAATCGTGAACCGTGGCTTGCCGGTTGAGGTCCGAAATTGGCAGGCCAGTGTTCGTGGGCAACATTTGTCCACATTGCTTTTATTGGAAAATTGACTAAAAAAAGATTACTGTTTGATCAAATTTTTCGAATAACGAGATGTTTaagtttataaaattaaatgacacAGCATTAATGTACATTTTGAGTAGTATGGTTATAGtgtatttatttactcaaaattaattttcggtgagtgataaataattaattaacattgattattgaaatataaatttgtgGAATAAAGTGATAAACATTAAAGATTAGTTCATGCTTATTTCACGTTAATCATTTAATTAGCATTAATCAATCATGTACAAGAGTTATCATATTGatatcaataataattatatgtaCAAATGTTGGGTTGTGTAGCCTATAGTACGTGTGGGCGCAGCTGCTGCTGCCCCTGAGGTCGTGTATGTGTCCGTGAACTTGGATCTTAGCAATTGGTCTCTGGGCCAGACCTTAGATTATGTTAGGCTAGAAGTTTTGGACCATCAATTCACTCGCGCCCAATTTGTTGGGTATGTTTGTGCACATGGGGACTAGACACGGCCACAATTTCGGTTTGAATCGGAACCGAACCGCCGATTCGACGGTTCTGGAAGTCGGAATTGAAACCGAACCGGCAAACCTCCCTCACGGTTTCAGTTCGAACCGTGAACCGATGGTTCTGGTTTGGGTTCCGAACCAACAGTTCACGGTTCGAACCGTTCGacactttttatttattatttttaatttatttatgttgtttgtattattttatgtatttgttgtctaaaatttaatgaaatatataacaaaataaaagacacaATGTGTTAAACACAAATTGCATAATTACGttatttcaaaattgaaatGATATTTCAAAGTTAAAACTTACAAATAGAATTTACTTTTTAAGTATGCCAAACTAAAACTTTAGCAACtaaaggaaaataaaattacaagttGTAATtgaggaaaaaagaaaaaaaggaaataggACTTGAGCTTGATTATAACATCTAAGTTATAATTAAGTTGTCTACGTATCCCGAAAGAAATCAAAGTACACGTAGTTCTCTTACCTTCGTCTTATCTTTGGGGATGACACCTCATATTAATCTTCAATTGTTCTACATGTCGAAGTCGAAATCATCGTCAAAGTCATCGCTATCGGTATATTGAGATGATTCGGAAGCGACGATGCTCTCGGCTTCGGTTGTGCTTGTAGGTTATTCTTGGAACAAATCTTCTCGTTTATTCTTGCTTTTGCTAAAGTATGATCTTTGAGCAATAGTTGGGCTTCAAGATTATGTGGTGTCTGGTGAAGTCTAACGTTCAAACCTATCTAAACTAGTCGGAAAAGGACGTCGGAATCACCTGTATCGCAGTGTGAGATGGGATTTGCTTGAAAACTTGCAGATGAGATTTCTTAAGGTAAAACttgcatatcaaatattggtTTACAAAGCGTATTTATAggattacattagggcgaagggtaaaatGGGCTTTTCGTGTTGttcacgtactccacatgcggcgtacgtgaacatttctctctctactaACAAACTCTCTAACTATTTTGCAGCTTTTTG
This window encodes:
- the LOC131020690 gene encoding uncharacterized protein LOC131020690 produces the protein MTSNAAEAFNARLLWARRLPICSMLETIRLVIEKWFSERLRAAQQNEEVLTAEAGKRVAIKVQKSRRYTAQRLSGRKYKVQTADRSFKVDLEKKKCECRAFQLDQLPCSHSIAAISEAGDTIAEYVDSYYTNEFLIDTYSGEVNNLLPRYQWLVPEYIAESVVLPLIVKGQSGRPKEGRHRGGGEGSNTQANESSSIRRRKPKKCSICHEEGHSKITCAGRATEPRE